The Anguilla anguilla isolate fAngAng1 chromosome 19, fAngAng1.pri, whole genome shotgun sequence genome has a segment encoding these proteins:
- the LOC118219101 gene encoding cysteine and glycine-rich protein 2-like isoform X2, whose product MPNWGGGKSCAVCQKTVYFAEEVQCDGKHFHKACFVCMVCRRWLDSTTLATHEQEVYCKSCYGKKHGPKGYGYGQGAGTLNMDRGERLGIKPEETQAHEPTNNPNPSPMAQKFGGADKCSRCGESVYAAEKVVGAGKPWHQNCFNCANCGKRLESTTLTEKDGEIYCKGCYAKNFGPKGFGYGQGAGALVHTQ is encoded by the exons ATGCCGAactggggagggggaaagagctGTGCGGTGTGCCAGAAGACGGTGTACTTCGCCGAGGAGGTCCAGTGCGACGGAAAGCACTTCCACAAAGCCTGCTTCGTATGCA tGGTTTGCAGGAGGTGGCTAGACAGCACCACGCTGGCCACCCACGAGCAGGAGGTCTACTGCAAGTCCTGCTACGGCAAGAAGCACGGCCCCAAGGGGTACGGGTACGGCCAGGGGGCCGGGACCCTGAACATGGACCGGGGGGAGAGGCTGGGCATCAAGCCCGAGGA GACCCAGGCCCACGAGCCTACCAAcaaccccaacccctcccccatgGCACAGAAATTTGGGGGAGCTGATAAGTGCTCCCGTTGTGGGGAATCGGTTTATGCCGCTGAGAAGGTGGTGGGAGCAGGCAag CCCTGGCATCAGAACTGCTTCAACTGTGCCAACTGCGGGAAGAGATTGGAGTCCACCACTCTAACCGAGAAGGACGGCGAGATATACTGTAAAG GTTGCTATGCAAAGAACTTTGGGCCCAAAGGGTTTGGCTACGGTCAAGGAGCGGGGGCACTCGTCCACACCCAGTGA
- the LOC118219101 gene encoding cysteine and glycine-rich protein 2-like isoform X1: MPNWGGGKSCAVCQKTVYFAEEVQCDGKHFHKACFVCMVCRRWLDSTTLATHEQEVYCKSCYGKKHGPKGYGYGQGAGTLNMDRGERLGIKPEETQAHEPTNNPNPSPMAQKFGGADKCSRCGESVYAAEKVVGAGKPWHQNCFNCANCGKRLESTTLTEKDGEIYCKGELPANHGLAFPSSCHQSRLACCSFPATGGKDG; the protein is encoded by the exons ATGCCGAactggggagggggaaagagctGTGCGGTGTGCCAGAAGACGGTGTACTTCGCCGAGGAGGTCCAGTGCGACGGAAAGCACTTCCACAAAGCCTGCTTCGTATGCA tGGTTTGCAGGAGGTGGCTAGACAGCACCACGCTGGCCACCCACGAGCAGGAGGTCTACTGCAAGTCCTGCTACGGCAAGAAGCACGGCCCCAAGGGGTACGGGTACGGCCAGGGGGCCGGGACCCTGAACATGGACCGGGGGGAGAGGCTGGGCATCAAGCCCGAGGA GACCCAGGCCCACGAGCCTACCAAcaaccccaacccctcccccatgGCACAGAAATTTGGGGGAGCTGATAAGTGCTCCCGTTGTGGGGAATCGGTTTATGCCGCTGAGAAGGTGGTGGGAGCAGGCAag CCCTGGCATCAGAACTGCTTCAACTGTGCCAACTGCGGGAAGAGATTGGAGTCCACCACTCTAACCGAGAAGGACGGCGAGATATACTGTAAAGGTGAGCTTCCGGCCAATCACGGCCTTGCGTTTCCTTCTTCCTGCCACCAATCACGGCTCGCTTGCTGCTCCTTTCCAGCCACTGGGGGCAAAGACGGATAA